The DNA segment CCCGGAACTTTACTGCAAATACCGGAGCGCGTGCCCCATCTGGTTTATGAACAAGGGGGCGAAAAGACTCAATGAATCCGATGAAGCGGCCCAAGCTTCCGGCGAATATAGGGTGACATTCCAGCCCGATGACAAGTCGGTTGAGGTCGAGGCGGGCGAAACTCTGCTGGATGCAGCCCGAAAGGCGGATGTCTACATCAATGCTTCGTGCAACGGCAAGGGCGCATGCGGCAAATGCAAACTGATCATTGAGTCCGGGGAAATTGAAAAAACAGAGACGGCGCTCCTTTCAGATCGGGAAAAGCAGAAGGGGTATGTGCTGGCCTGTCAGACGCGGGTAAAAGGCCCGGCGTCTGTGCGCGTGCCGGAAGAGACCATTGAGCGAAAGCTCAAGGTGGCCGGCATGGGCGAGGAGGTGACGAGCAAGCTCCATGGCCTGGTAACGGATATCCAGCCCATGCTTGAAAAAATTCCGATGGAGCTGAGTCCGCCCACCCTGGATGATTCGGTGAGTGATCTGGATCGCCTGCGGCGCGGACTTGCGCAGAAAGGCTTGGATACCAGCCGCCTCAGCATTGGGCTTGAAGTGATGCGGGAGCTGGCAGCCAGCATGCGGAATGAAAACTGGCATGTGACCGCCTCGATTATTCACAAATCCTGCTCAAGCGAGGTGGTTGCGGTGGAACCCGGGGATACCAGCCAATCCAGCCTGGGGCTGGCCATTGATATCGGCACCACCACCATTGTCGTCTATCTGGTGGACATGACCGACGGCCGCATTCTGGCGGCTACCTCCGAGCACAACCGCCAGTCCGCCTGCGGCGATGATGTGATCAACCGCATCGTGTGTGCGGAGAAAAACGGTGTGAAAAAGCTGAGCACCCTGGCGCTTTCCACCATTAACACCCTGATTAAGGAGGCGGTAGACGGTGTGGGCGCGGATGCCAAACAAATCCATAACATCGTGGTTTCCGGCAATACCACCATGACGCATCTTTTGCTTAAAATCGAGCCCCGCTATATCCGGCGTGAGCCATATATCCCGTCGATTTCCGAGTTTCCGGTGTTAAAGAGCGGCAATATCGGCTTAAAGGCCAATCCCAATGCCGCGGTATATGTGATGCCGGGGCCGGCCAGCTATGTGGGCGGGGATATCGTCTCCGGTGTCCTCTATTCAGGGCTCCATAGGGAAGCGGAAATGACCCTGTTCATCGATGTGGGCACCAACGGCGAAATTGTGCTGGGCAATCAAGACTGGCTGATCTGTGCGTCCTGCTCGGCCGGGCCGGCGTTTGAAGGCGGCGGCATCAGGTGGGGGATGCGGGCTGAGGAAGGCGCCATCGAAGGTGTGTCAATTGACCGAAATACATTTGAGCCTCAACTGAAAACCATTGGCGGCCATGCGCCCAGAGGGATTTGCGGCTCCGGAATGATTGAGCTTTTATCCGGGATGATGCTTACCGGCATTATCGATCAGCGGGGCAAGTTTCAATTGCCGCCGGACCATCCCCGGATGGGGGCGGTCGGTGATGAGCCGGCTTATGTTCTGGCCTATGCCGATGAGACGCCCATGGAGGAGGATCTGGTCTATACCGAATCGGATATCGACAACCTCCTTCGCTCAAAGGGCGCGGTCTATGCCGGATTCACCGTGCTTTTAAACCAGGTGGGGGTGACTTTTGATATGATTGACCGGGTCATTATCACCGGCGGATTCGGCCAGTTCCTGGATATCGGAAAATCGGTGGCCATCGGCCTGCTGCCGGACATTGCGCGGGATAAATTCCAATACGATGGCAACAGCAGCATTGGCGGCGCATATATGGCGCTTCTCTCGGATGCGCACCGAAAAACCGCCAAAGAAATCTGCCATGCCATGACCTATCTGGATTTTTCAACCAACACCAGTTTCATGGACGAGTTTACCTCAGCCCTGTTTCTGCCCCATACCAACATGGAGCAGTTTCCCAGTATCATGAAGCGGCTAAAAGAAACGGCCAACTAGTGCGGAGCAAGGGCCTGGCCAACGAGAATTTCCCCAAGCATACGGGCGGGGCCATGGTGCTCGACGGCATCGGGTGCATGGATGAATACATGGCCGAGCATGTCGAGGAACTTTTGGAATATTCGGACTGGATGGGGATTCCCATCCAGCCGTATCCCGTTGCCCTGGACCGTTTAAAATCGCTTTTAATCGAGCAGGCGGAAAAGCTTGCCGGCTGAATCCGGTTAGATTTCCCGCTGCCGCCCGAAATGACAGCATGGGAGGAAGGGGCAGGCGCCGGCAGCAGTTGGCAGGATGGGGCTTATTGGTTGCCATCTATTACTTCTCTTACCTTTTTCGACAACTGGATCAGATTAAAAGGTTTTTGGATAAAACCGCTGCAGCCTTGTCTCATTAGTTCACTGGCCGCCCCGTTTATGCTGTAGCCGCTTGAGAGCAGGACATTGATGTCCGGGTCGGTCTCTTTTAGGGCCAAAAACGTCTCCCGGCCGCTCATGTTCGGCATGATCATATCCAGAATCACCAGGGCGATCCGGTCTTTATGCCGGGCATAGGTTTCAATGGCGGCCTGGCCGCTTAGCGCGGTTAAAACCGTGTATCCCAGCTCTTCGAGCATGATCTGCCCGGTTTCCGCGATAATTTTTTCATCATCCACCACCAGAATGGTCTCAGCGCCTTTGAGCAGGGTGTCGATGACCTCTTTTTCCTCGGCCGGCGCTTTTTGTGTGGCCGGCAGGTAGATGTTAAACGTGGTGCCCTTGCCGATTTCGCTGTATACGGTGACGTAGCCCGCGTGGTGCTTGACGATGCCATAAACCGAGGAAAGCCCCAGGCCGGTACCCTCGCCCTGCTGTTTGGTGGTAAAGAAGGGCTCAAATATTTTCTGCTGGATTTCTTCATCCATGCCGATCCCCGTATCTGTGACGGAGATTTTGACATAGCTGCCGGGCTTTGCCTGAAAGGCGGCCAGCTGGAATTCGCTGAGTGTTATATTTTCGGTCTGGATATATATCTCGCCTTTATCGGACATGGCCTGGCAGGCATTAACAAAGAGGTTAATCAGCACCTGCTCAATCTGTCCGGGATCCGCCTCCACGGACCATATATCCGGCTCCAGGCGCGTGCGGCAGGTAATTTCTTTGCGGGTGGAGGAAAGCATTTTGGCGCTCATGCGGATCAGGGGGTTTAAATTCAGGGGTTTGACCTGATACTGGCCGCGCCTGGCAAAGCCCAGCAGTTGATTGCTTAGTTCAGAGCCGTACTGGATATGGCGTTCAATGGTTTTAAGCTTCTTGTGGTTGGGGTCATCAGGCGGCGTTTTCATTAACATCAGCGACGTATTGCCCTGGATGGCC comes from the Desulfobacterales bacterium genome and includes:
- a CDS encoding ASKHA domain-containing protein, with protein sequence MGKCVNHPERETSYKCMKHNIYLCDECMACRDPELYCKYRSACPIWFMNKGAKRLNESDEAAQASGEYRVTFQPDDKSVEVEAGETLLDAARKADVYINASCNGKGACGKCKLIIESGEIEKTETALLSDREKQKGYVLACQTRVKGPASVRVPEETIERKLKVAGMGEEVTSKLHGLVTDIQPMLEKIPMELSPPTLDDSVSDLDRLRRGLAQKGLDTSRLSIGLEVMRELAASMRNENWHVTASIIHKSCSSEVVAVEPGDTSQSSLGLAIDIGTTTIVVYLVDMTDGRILAATSEHNRQSACGDDVINRIVCAEKNGVKKLSTLALSTINTLIKEAVDGVGADAKQIHNIVVSGNTTMTHLLLKIEPRYIRREPYIPSISEFPVLKSGNIGLKANPNAAVYVMPGPASYVGGDIVSGVLYSGLHREAEMTLFIDVGTNGEIVLGNQDWLICASCSAGPAFEGGGIRWGMRAEEGAIEGVSIDRNTFEPQLKTIGGHAPRGICGSGMIELLSGMMLTGIIDQRGKFQLPPDHPRMGAVGDEPAYVLAYADETPMEEDLVYTESDIDNLLRSKGAVYAGFTVLLNQVGVTFDMIDRVIITGGFGQFLDIGKSVAIGLLPDIARDKFQYDGNSSIGGAYMALLSDAHRKTAKEICHAMTYLDFSTNTSFMDEFTSALFLPHTNMEQFPSIMKRLKETAN
- a CDS encoding PAS domain S-box protein; translation: MIDPKNPESPQKRIKELEAQVESCQSEINSLKQNARTYRLLVENVPDMIWIMSTEKLTLHYLSPSAEQMLGYSLEEILKKPFSEIITPESFEYATRYFAAASREFKDKKGADQKTHKLELEYLRKDGSTVWVEVTARPIMDENDEMTRIIGVSRDISDRVAAQRALEKSEAKYRALFEDSRDTIYITARSGEFIDINPAGEKLFGYRREEIIGLNILDLYENPEERAQFIQEIEAKGEVHDYDLRFRKKDGTSVDCLITATLWMGEDESIYGYQGIIRDITLQKRFKEHLQHVEKMEAIGTLAGGIAHNFNNLLMAIQGNTSLMLMKTPPDDPNHKKLKTIERHIQYGSELSNQLLGFARRGQYQVKPLNLNPLIRMSAKMLSSTRKEITCRTRLEPDIWSVEADPGQIEQVLINLFVNACQAMSDKGEIYIQTENITLSEFQLAAFQAKPGSYVKISVTDTGIGMDEEIQQKIFEPFFTTKQQGEGTGLGLSSVYGIVKHHAGYVTVYSEIGKGTTFNIYLPATQKAPAEEKEVIDTLLKGAETILVVDDEKIIAETGQIMLEELGYTVLTALSGQAAIETYARHKDRIALVILDMIMPNMSGRETFLALKETDPDINVLLSSGYSINGAASELMRQGCSGFIQKPFNLIQLSKKVREVIDGNQ